A single Saccopteryx bilineata isolate mSacBil1 chromosome 11, mSacBil1_pri_phased_curated, whole genome shotgun sequence DNA region contains:
- the LOC136315395 gene encoding histone H2B type 2-E-like: MPEPAKSAPAPKKGSKKAVTKAQKKDGKKRKRGRKESYSIYVYKVLKQVHPDTGISSKAMGIMNSFVNDIFERIAGEASRLAHYNKRSTITSREIQTAVRLLLPGELAKHAVSEGTKAVTKYTSSK, translated from the coding sequence ATGCCTGAGCCCGCCAAGTCCGCCCCGGCCCCCAAAAAGGGCTCTAAGAAGGCGGTGACCAAGGCGCAGAAAAAGGACGGCAAGAAACGCAAACGTGGCCGCAAGGAGAGCTATTCCATCTACGTGTACAAGGTGCTGAAGCAGGTGCACCCCGACACCGGCATCTCGTCCAAGGCCATGGGCATCATGAACTCGTTCGTCAACGACATCTTCGAGCGCATCGCGGGCGAGGCGTCGCGCCTGGCGCATTACAACAAGCGCTCGACCATCACGTCCCGGGAGATCCAGACGGCCGTGCGCCTGCTGCTGCCCGGGGAGCTGGCCAAGCACGCCGTGTCCGAGGGCACCAAGGCCGTCACCAAGTACACCAGCTCCAAGTAG
- the LOC136315549 gene encoding histone H3.1, whose translation MARTKQTARKSTGGKAPRKQLATKAARKSAPATGGVKKPHRYRPGTVALREIRRYQKSTELLIRKLPFQRLVREIAQDFKTDLRFQSSAVMALQEACEAYLVGLFEDTNLCAIHAKRVTIMPKDIQLARRIRGERA comes from the coding sequence ATGGCTCGTACGAAGCAGACGGCGCGCAAGTCTACGGGCGGGAAAGCCCCGCGCAAGCAGCTGGCCACCAAGGCGGCCCGCAAGAGCGCTCCCGCCACCGGCGGCGTCAAGAAGCCGCATCGCTACCGGCCGGGCACGGTGGCCCTGCGCGAGATCCGCCGCTACCAGAAGTCCACCGAGCTGCTGATCCGCAAGCTGCCCTTCCAGCGCCTGGTGCGCGAGATCGCGCAGGACTTCAAGACCGACCTGCGCTTCCAGAGCTCGGCTGTGATGGCCCTGCAGGAGGCGTGCGAGGCGTACCTGGTGGGGCTGTTCGAGGACACCAACCTGTGCGCCATCCACGCCAAGCGCGTGACCATCATGCCCAAGGACATCCAGCTCGCGCGCCGCATCCGCGGGGAGAGGGCATGA